In Weissella tructae, the DNA window TGAACCGGCGAGTTACGATAACGTGCAAGGTTAAGGTGGAAAGACCGGAGCCGTAGCGAAAGCGAGTCTGAAATGGGCGCTTGAGTACGTTGTTGTAGACCCGAAACCAGGTGACCTACCCATGTCCAGGGTGAAGGTGCGGTAAAACGCACTGGAGGCCCGAACCCGTGCATGTTGAAAAATGCTGGGATGAGGTGTGGGTAGCGGTGAAATTCCAATCGAACTTGGAGATAGCTGGTTCTCTCCGAAATAGCTTTAGGGCTAGCCTCGGAATGAAGCGTGTTGGAGGTAGAGCACTGTTTTGGTGCGGGGCCCATCTCGGGTTACCAAATTAAGATAAACTCCGAATGCCAATCACGTATGTCCGGGAGTCAGACAGTGAGTGATAAGATCCATTGTCGAAAGGGGAACAGCCCAGATCGTCAGTTAAGGTCCCTAAGTGTGTGTTAAGTGGAAAAGGATGTGGAGTTGCATAGACAACTAGGATGTTGCTTAGAAGCAGCCACCATTTAAAGAGTGCGTAATAGCTCACTAGTCGAGTGATTCTGCGCCGAAAATGTACCGGGGCTAAACACACCACCGAAACTACGGGTGCCACGTAAGTGCGCGATAGGAGAGCGTTCTATGGGCGATGAAGTCAGACCGTGAGGACTGGTGGAGCGCATAGAAGTGAGAATGCCGGTATGAGTAGCGAAAGACAGGTGAGAATCCTGTCCACCGTATGACTAAGGTTTCCTGGGGAAGGCTCGTCCTCCCAGGGTTAGTCGGGACCTAAGGCGAGGCCAAGAGGCGTAGTCGATGGACAACAGGTTGAGATCCTGTACCAGGTGAACATGTTTGAACGATGGAGGGACGCAGAAGGCTAACAGATCCCAGCTGATGGATATGCTGGGTTAAATCATAAGTCTTAGAGTGAGTTAAATGCTTGCTCTTCCAAGGACAAGTGATGATGAGGACCGAAATAAAGTAGGGAAGTCTGTGATGTCACGCTGCCAAGAAAAGCTTCTAGTTAGTGTTTACCTGCCCGTACCGCAAACCGACACAGGTAGTCGAGGAGAGCATCCTAAGGTGAGCGAGTGAACTCTCGTTAAGGAACTCGGCAAAATGACCCCGTAACTTCGGGAGAAGGGGTGCTCAGCGAAAGCTGAGCCGCAGTGAATAGGCCCAGGCGACTGTTTATCAAAAACACAGGTTTCTGCAAAATCGTAAGATGACGTATAGGGCTGACGCCTGCCCGGTGCTGGAAGGTTAAAAGGAGTGCTTAGCGCAAGCGAAGGTACGAATTGAAGCCCCAGTAAACGGCGGCCGTAACTATAACGGTCCTAAGGTAGCGAAATTCCTTGTCGGGTAAGTTCCGACCCGCACGAAAGGCGTAACGATCTGGCACTGTCTCAACGAGAGACTCGGTGAAATTTAAAGACCCGTGAAGATGCGGGTTACCCGCGACAGGACGGAAAGACCCCATGGAGCTTTACTGTAGCTTGATATTGAGTGTTTGTGCAGCTTGTACAGAATAGGTAGGAGCCGTTGAAATCGGAACGCTAGTTTCGATGGAGGCATCAGTGGGATACTACCCTCGTTGTATGACCACTCTAACTCACATCGCTTATCGCGATGGAAGACAGTGTCTGGCAGGCAGTTTGACTGGGGCGGTCGCCTCCTAAAAGGTAACGGAGGCGCTCAAAGGTTCTCTCAGAATGGTTGGAAATCATTCGTAGAGTGTAAAGGCACAAGAGAGCTTGACTGTGAGACTTACAAGTCGAGCAGGTACGAAAGTAGGACTTAGTGATCCGGTGGTTCCGCATGGAAGGGCCATCGCTCAACGGACAAAAGCTACCCTGGGATAACAGGCTTATCTCCCCAAGAGTCCACATCGACGGGGAGGTTTGGCACCTCGATGTCGGCTCATCGCATCCTGGGGCTGTAGTCGGTCCCAAGGGTTGGCTGTTCGCCCATTAAAGCGGTACGCGAGCTGGGTTCAGAACGTCGTGAGACAGTTCGGTCCCTATCCGTCGCGGGCGTAGGAAATTTGAGAGGAGCTGCCTTAGTACGAGAGGACCGGGGTGGACGTACCTCTGGTGTATCAGTTGTTCCGCCAGGAGCATCGCTGAGTAGCTATGTACGGATGAGATAAACGCTGAAAGCATCTAAGTGTGAAACTCGCCTCGAGATGAGATTTCCCATTCTTTATGAAGTAAGACCCTCAAAGATGATGAGGTAGATAGGCTAGAAGTGGAAGTGCGGTGACGCATGGAGCGGACTAGTACTAATGGTTCGAGGACTTAACCAAGTTGAACAAAACGTGGTGTTAAGGCTCAATTAAAGAGTGAAGTAAAATTTACATATTATTCAGTTTTGAGAGACGTAAGTCTTGAAAATATCGTGTTGTGATGATGGCATTGAGGCCACACCTGTTCCCATACCGAACACAGAAGTTAAGCTCAATAGCGCCAAAAGTAGTTGGGGGATCGCCCCCTGCGAGGATAGGACGTCGCAATGCAAACGAGAAATACCATCAGAAATGATGGTATTTTTTTTGTTATATAAGAAATTATAGTCTCGAATTTTGCTATAATAGAAGTAACCGCCAATTCTTGGCAAAAATAAGCACCTTACTCATTCGTATGGTCGTCGGAGGTAATAACATGACTGAAAATAAAACATTCTATATCACTACTCCTATTTACTACCCATCAGGGAAGTTACATATTGGGAATACATACACAACGGTGTTGGCTGATGCGGAAGCGCGTTACCACCGCTTGTTAGGTGAAGACGTGTACTTCCTAACAGGAACAGATGAACACGGATTGAAGATTGAACAAAAAGCTGAAAAGCTAAACATGACGCCTAAGGCATACGTTGATGGTATGGCTGCGGACATTCAAAAGTTGTGGGATTACTTGGACATCACAAATGATGGCTTCATCCGTACAACAGATGAACAACACGAAAAGGCAATCCAACGTATTTTCAAGCAATTCGTTGATCAAGGTGACATCTACAAGGGTGAATATGAAGGTTGGTATTCAGTTGATGATGAAGAATACTTCACAGAATCACAACTAGAAGAAGTATACCGCGATGATGCTGGTAAGGTTATCGGTGGTAAGGCACCTTCTGGTCACGAAGTTGAATTGGTGAAGGAAGAATCTTACTTCTTCAAGATGAGTAAGTACGCTGACTGGTTGACAGAATACTACGAAACACACCCTGATTTCGTGCAACCACATTCACGTATGAACGAAATGATGAATAACTTCATCAAGCCAGGACTAGAAGACTTGGCTGTTACACGTACTGCCTTTAAGTGGGGAGTACCTGTCGCAGATGATCCAAAGCACGTTGTTTATGTTTGGATTGATGCATTGTCAAACTACATTACTGCACTAGGATATGGATCAGATGACGATGCGTTATTTGAAAAGTTCTGGCCAGCTAATGTCCAACTAGTTGGTAAGGAAATTGTACGTTTCCACGCGATTTACTGGCCAATTATGTTGCATGCATTGGGATTGCCATTGCCAGAAAAGTTGATGGCGCACGGTTGGTTGACAATGCGTGACGGTAAGATGTCTAAGTCTAAGGGGAACGTTGTTTACCCAGATACTTTGGCTGACCGTTACGGTGTTGACGCTGTACGTTACTACTTGTTGCGTGCAATGCCATTTGGTAACGACGGAATCTTCACACCGGAAGACTTTGTGTCAAAGTTGAACTATGACTTGGCCAACGATTTGGGAAACTTGTTGAACCGTACAGTTGCGATGATTAACAAGTACGAAGATGGTGTTATTCCAGCATTGAACACTGGTAAGACAGAATTTGATGCAGACCTAGTACGTGTTGCAAATGAATCAATTGCAGCATACAACGAACACATGGAAGGCGTGCGTACATCAGACGCATTGGCTGAAGTATGGAAGTTGATTTCACGTGCTAACAAGTACATCGACGAAACAACACCATGGGCACTTGCCAAGGATGAAGAACAAGCAGAAACATTGAGCTCAGTAATGGCTCACTTGGCTGCCTCACTTCGTGTCGTTGCGATTATGTTGCAACCAGTTTTGACTAAGGCTCCAGCCAAGATTTTTGAACAATTAGGATTGGCAGAAACGAACTTGCAAATCACTGGTTTGAAGTTTGAAGACTTAGTTTCTGGTGGACGCGTTGTTGCTAAGGGAGAACCAATCTTCCCACGTGTAGACGTTGAAGCTGAAGTGAAGTACATTCGTGAAGAAATGACTGGTACAAAGCCAGCCGTAGAAACAACAGAAGAAGTAGCAGAAGTAGAAGGTAAAGCAATGATTGAATTTGATGATTTTGACAAGGTTGAAATGCGTGTTGGAAAGATTGTAGACGTCTCAGAAGTTGAGAAGTCAAGCAAGCTTTTGCGTATCAAGCTAGACGATGGTACTGAAAATGGACGTACTATTTTGTCAGGAATTAAGAAGTTCTATCCAGAATATGCAGAACTTGTGGGGAAGAACATCGCATTCGTTGCGAACTTGAAGCCTCGTAAGATGATGGGCGAACTGTCTGAAGGTATGATCCTATCAGCAGAAAAGGACGGCAACGTAACGTTGACATTCTTGCCAGAATCTATTGAAGCTGGATCTGAATTAGGATAATCAATCAGGCCGCCATTTCGATGGGGGCCTGATTTCATTATTGGGAGAAAAAATATGACTTTATTTGGGGCAATTGCCTTGGTGTTGATGGCGATTATTGGTGCCAACTTACTAGCACAAATGTATCCAACCATTCCACAAGCATTTTGGCAAATTATCATGGGGATTTTAATTGCGTTTATCCCAGGTGTGGGTGCGCAATTAATTATTAATCCTGAATGGTTTATGTTACTGATTATTGCACCATTATTGTTTTATGAAGGACAACAAACGCCATTGAGTGTGTTGTCTAAAAATTTTGGCGCAATTATTAAATTAGCGGTGATTTTGGCCATTGTAACGGTTATCATTGTGGCTATTTCCGCTGAACAAATTCTCTTGTGGCCAATTCCGTTGGCAGTAGCATTAGCCGCTATTGTGACGCCAACAGACGCGACTGCATTGGATTCCGTAACTGCAGGAGTGGAAATGCCGTCAGGTCTGCAAAAGGCGATGACTTTAGAATCTCTTTTCAATGACGCTGTTGGTTTGGTTGTATTGGAATTAGCGTTGCTATGGTTAGCAACAGGACGCTTCTCATTTTGGGAAGCATCTACGGTCTTTATGATTGCTGCGATTGGTGGATTAATCGTAGGGGTCTTGTTAGGGATTGCATTGGTGTACATTCGTCAACATTTGATGCGTTATCAATTGAATGATATGACGGCGCAACTGTTGTTGCAGATTTTGAGCCCAATGTTTATCTACATGATTGCTGATAGCCTACATGTTTCAGCGATTATCGCAGTGGTTATTGCTGGAGTTGTGCATAACGAAGAACGCGAAAAACTACAATTTATGTCTACTCGCTTCAGTAATCTCTCTAACCAAGTGTGGAATGTGATTGCACAAGTGTTAAATGGTGTGGTCTTTGTTTTGCTTGGATCAGGATTGGTTCGTATCTTAGTAGATAATGAAAATACACCATGGCAAACACTTGTTTGGCTAACATGGGTCAGTGTGATTATTTATGTTGTGATGTTGGTTGTTCGTTATATTGCGCGTAGTCGTAGTAATCGTAAGCACATTGCAGAAGCATTTGAGACAGAAGAAAAGTATCACCAACGAGATGCGTTGATTTTCTCTGTTGGTGGAGTTCACGGAGCCATGACCATGGCCATGGCCTTATCCGTGCCATTCGTTTTGGACAATGGTAATGTTGTGCCATTCCGTGATGAAATCTTGTATATCGCTATTATTGTTATTATTTTGAGTCTAGTTGTGCCACTGATTGTCTTGCCTCGTATTTTGCCGAAGGTAACGCCAGAGTATTCTTCTGAAGAATTCCAAGAAGCACACTTACGAATGATTCAAGCGGGAATGAACTATGTTGAAAGCCAAGATGTACCGCAATCAACACAAGCGGTTATTTATGATCATTTGAAGCGTCAAGTTGGGTATGAACAACCATTTGAAAAAGATGTTTGGGCACAAGCAAACCAAATTTTGGCAGATGCTAATATTGCGACAATTCAAGAAGCCATGGCAGACAATCAAATTTCATCAGATGCCTTGTTGTTGTACCAACGTATGATGGCGCAAGAACAACGCAAGTTGGGAATGTCACGTTTCCATATTATTGGACACAAAATTATGGCACGTCTTGATCGCTTAGCGACTTACTTACTAAGTGAAGAAAAGCGTGAAGAAAAACAAAAAGCACGTGTTGAACATTTCTTGCAATATGAAGAAGACCGTATTGCTTTGTTGCCTCCTGAGAAGCAACCTGAACTGAAAGCTTTGTTGGATCACCAACGAGAATTTATGAAGGATGCATCTGCTAACGACTGGAAGCAACATCTAACAACATTCAAGGATTACGAGCATGAGCGTTGGAATCATGCAGCGCTTGAATTAGATACTTTGTTGTCTCCACCTGTGGATGTTGAAATTGCGGAATTGGAACAAAATCCAGAAAACACGCAATTAATTTTGGCTATGCGTAAAATTATGCAACGTCGTCAACACAATGTGGAAGCAGCGGTGCAATCTGATACAGAAGTACATGGTGTTTTGTTTGCAGCATTGCAAGCTGAATTAACACAGGTACAAGACAGCTTAGCAAATCATGAAATTTCACATAGTTTGGCCACAACACTATGTAGTGAAATTACGGCTGCACAAGCCTTAATCATGGAAACAGAATCTACTTCATATTAGGTAGGCTATTGTATCGTTGTAAATTTTGCTATTATATAAATAAGCAAAACATGTACAAAGAAAATCGAGGTAAATAATGGCAACTTATGACCCAACGAACCGTCCCGCAGATGCCTACGATACGCACACACATTTGAATGAAGATGTCTTCTGGGATGATGTAGCGACGTATTGGGATCGTGCACGAGAATTCCGTGTTGTAGAAATGAATAACATTGGGTATGACCGTGAAGGAAACGAACGTGCAATTGAAATGGCACATAAATTCGAAGGTATGCATGCTATTATTGGTTGGCAACCAGGCGATGTAGCTGGATTTACTGACGAAGAATTTGACATTCTAAAAGTTCAAGCACAAGATGAGGTTGTCGTTGGTCTTGGTGAAATGGGACTAGATTACTACTGGGAATCTAACCCATCACCAGAAGTCCAAAAAGCGGCGTTCTCACGTCAATTAGCCTTAGCCAAGGAATTGAACTTACCTGTCACAATCCACGCTCGTGATGCCTCTGATGGCGTATATGAGCTATTGAAGTCACACAATGTCAGTGACTTTGGTGGTGTGATGCATTCCTTTACCGGAGATGCTGAAGAAGCTAAGCGTTTCTTAGATTTGGGTATGTATATTTCATTCTCTGGAATGGTGACATTTAAAAATGCCAAGGAGATTAAAGAAGCGCTACAAGTCGTTCCTTTAGATCGTCTATTGGTTGAAACGGATGCTCCGTTCTTAGCGCCAACACCAATGCGTGGAAAGCAAAATGAACCTATGTTTGTTCGTCATACAATTGAGAGTGTGGCAGAACAACTTGGCATGACTTATAACGAGTTAGCTGAGATTACAAAAAATAATGCGCATCGTTTATGGTTGGATAAGTAATGATTAAAGAAGTTATCGTTGTTGAAGGAAAGGCAGATACACAAGCGATTCGTCGTGTTGTAGATGCTGAAACGATTGAAACAAATGGTTCGGCGTTGTCAGAAGAAACACAACGTTTAATCAAACAGGCGGCCCAAACACGAGGCATTATTGTGTTTACAGATCCTGATTTCAATGGAGAAAGATTACGTAAAATCATTACCAATATCGTGCCAGATGCGAAGCATGCTTTTCTAACCAAAGATGAAGCTGGTCGTCAGATTAAGCATCATAGTTTAGGGATTGAATATGCTACTGATGATACATTGATACACGCGTTGTCTGAGCTATCAACGGTGGCTGCAGAAACGTATCAATCTGACATTACTAAAGCTGATTTGATGCGATTAGGATTGTTAGCTGGTCCTGCGGCAGCGCAGAATAGACAAGCAATCGCGGAAGCTTTAAATCTAGGCTATGTAAATGGTAAGCAATTACTAAAACGATTAGAAATGTTTGGCATTACCTATGCCGAACTAGAACAAACACTCACAGAAATAAGAAAGGAATCTTAATTAATGAACGAACGACCTGATATTGCAACACCAGTCCGCACGCAAGCGATTATGAATGAATTTGGTATCAACACTAAAAAGTCACTTGGACAAAACTTTTTGACTGATATCAACATTTTGACAAATATTGTTGCTGCTGGTGATGTAACAGAGAACGACAATGTTATTGAAATTGGACCTGGAATTGGAGCCTTGACTGAACAATTGGCTCGTAATGCAAAGCAAGTATTGGCTTTTGAAATCGATGACCGCTTGATTCCGGTATTGGCACACACATTGGCACCATACGATAATGTCACTGTTGTCCACGAAGATATTTTGCAAGTTAACTTGGCAAAAGAAATTCAAGAACGTTTCGATGACCCAAGTGCGCCATTGAAGTTGGTAGCGAACTTGCCATACTACATCACGACACCAATCTTAATGCAAGTTCTACAATCTGGTGTTCAATTCGATAGCATTGTTGTTATGATGCAAAAAGAAGTTGCTGACCGTATTTCAGCGGCACCAGGAACAAAGGATTACGGTGCGCTAACACTAGCTATTGAATACCGTATGAATGCTAAGTTGGCATTTACAGTGTCACGTAAAGCATTTGTGCCAAATCCGAATGTGGATTCAGCGATTATTGCGTTGACACCACGCGAACCATTGGCTGTTTTGCCCAAGGATGAGACAAAAATGTTCTCACTATTTAAGATTGGATTTGCAATGCGTCGTAAGACATTGTGGAACAATTTGATTACGGCCTTCGGTAAGGATGATGAAACAAAAGCAAAGTTAACAAATGCGCTTGCTAAGGCGGATTTGGATCCTAAGGTGCGTGCTGAAAAGCTGACACTTGAAGATTTTATTAATTTGCACAATGCTTTATTTGACGAAGGCGTTTATAGCGCTTAATATAGAAACATAACAATAAAAATATAATTTTTGAAAGAAGGTATCTCATGGATTCTGGTCCGTCTATAATCTTAAACTTAGTCGTTATTACTGTCATTTTGCTGTTGGCAATTCTGTTTACTCTAACAGAATATGCTCTTGTTAAGGTTCGTCCTAGTGCTTTGCGCGTTATGCAAGAGGAGTCAGACAAGCCTCTGCCTAAGGTCGAAAAAGCCATCTACATGGTGGACCATTTAACAGAATATCTTTCAACAGCTCAAGTCGGAATTACACTAACTTCTTTGATTTTAGGTTGGTTGGGGGAAAGTTTTATTGCTGGATTGATTTTATCAGCTGACATTTTGCCACCACACATTGCAAAGTCAGTTTCATCAATTGCCGCTATTTTGCTTTTCACATTTATTCACGCCGTCTTTACTGACTTGGTGCCTAAGAACATTGCGATTGACAAGCCAGTTCCTGTCTTGTTGGCGATTGTGCGCCCTGTGATTTTCTTCCATATCTTGCTTTACCCAATGATTTGGTTGTTTGATCGTACAGCTGCGGTTGTAACACGTATGCTAGGGTACAGTCCTCATCCTGATGAAGACATCTACTCAGAAACAGAAATTTTGTCACTTTCTTCAGACTCTGTGAAGGCTGGAGAAATTGATCAAGAAGATCTACAATTCATGAAGCGTGCCTTTGAAATGAACGATAAGGTCGCTGAAGATATCATGATTGACCGTACACAATTGATTGTTGTCGATGTGACGGATTCAATTAAGGATGGATTGAACACATACCTTGAAGAAAAGTTTTCACGTATGCCAGTTGTGGCAAACAACGATAAAGACAAGATTCTAGGTTATGTTTACTCATACGATATCGTGCGCCAAGGTCGTATCAATGATAACGCCTCAATTCGTACAATCTTACGTAACTTGCCAAACGTCTCAGAAAATCAACCGATTACTGACGTGTTGCATGAAATGATTGAACACCGTGTCCCAATGGTTGTTGTTAAGGACGAATATGGTGGAACATCAGGAATCGTAACCGATAAGGACATTTACGAAGAATTGTTTGGAACAGTTCGTGATGAAATTGATGATGTTGCCGATGATTTGATTGAAAAGATTGCATCTGATGATGCAGGTCAAATGCATTATAAGGTTTCAGGAAAGATGACGTTGTATGACTTTGAACGTTTCTTCCAAGAAACAATTCGATCATTTGAAGAATCAGAAATGGTAACGTTGACAGGATACATTCTAGAAATGGATCCTGAACCAGTTGTGGGTAAGGCTATTCGCGTAGCGAACTTTGACATTACACCACTAGACTTTAAGGATGCGTACATTAATGAATTTGAAGTGGTACAATTACCACTAGATACTATTAATAGTGACGAAGTGCTTGATGTCGAATAATCAAAAAGACCTACTAAATATTTAGTAGGTCTTTTTTGTTTGTCATTATTGCTAAAATTAGGGTAAATAAAAACACCGCTAGCGAACTAGCGATGCTTTTATCTAATCATTCTTATAGAAATGTGATTTCAATGTTTTCAGTTAGCACATCAGCATAGCTGAATGATGCACGATCAAATTCATTTCCAGGTTGCTTTAAATCAAGAACGAATACTGCTGGGAAAGTTTCACGTACAATAGCATCGTGTTCGATGGTACGGTGGCGGCTTTCATGAGTAACTAATCGGACATCACCCCCAATATGATCATCCAATTGTTGCTTGATTTCGTTTAAAACTAAAGGCATACACATACTTCCTTTCGCGAGACACTCTCGCATTTCAGTTCCGAAGAGCTGACATATGAACATCGTTAAAAAACAATAAGCACTTGATTAAGTATACCAGAAAATCACTACAAATACAATTTGTACAGCTATACCAACGATTGTGAAGGCATGAAAAACGCTGTGAAAGCTTTTGCAGAGCGTTTGATTGGCATGCAATATCGTGTATAGGCAAGAGGACAGCTCGGCTAATTTACACAGCGAAAAACTTAAAAATCCAGTATAATTTAAGCAGCACTGGGCGTTAAAAATGCTATCATTAGAATAATAAATTTTAAAGAGGTAAATAGGATGAGTGAACGAATTGATTGGCCAACATATTTCATGCTACAAGCAGTTATGACGGCTTCCCGCGGAACTTGTCCCCGCTTACGAGTTGGTGCCGTTATTGTAAAAGACGGACGTGTCATTGGTAGTGGATTCAACGGTTCAGTTGTTGGGACACCACACTGTGATGAAGTTGGTGATTTGATGCGCGACGGACATTGTATTCGTGCCGTACACGCAGAACAAAATGCCTTAATGCAATTAGCTAAGATGGGAATTGCCGCTGAAGGTTCAGAAATTTACGTGACAGATTTTCCATGTGTCTATTGCACAAAGTTGTTACTACAAGCTGGAATTACAAAGATTAATTACTTGCGTAGTTACCGCCCAGATGAATTTGTCATGGAGTTAATTGCACAAAAGAATGTTGATTTACAACAAGTTCTGGTGCACGAAAAAGATATTGAAAAGTTAGATCTAGCAAGCTATGTGATTAGCAATGAAGGAGAATAGCATGAGTCAAAGTGAACAAATGTATCTGGATACCATTCAAGATATTCTAGAAAATGGAAATGTTAAAGGAGATCGTACAGGAACAGGAACACGTTCTGTTTTTGGACGTCAAATGCGCTTTGATTTAGCTGACGGTTTTCCATTGCTAACGACTAAGCGTGTCCCATTTAAGTTGGTGACAAGTGAATTACTATGGTTCTTGGCAGGAGATACTAACATTAAGTTCTTGCTTGAAAACAATAACCATATCTGGGACGAATGGGCTTTTAAAAACTGGATTGAATCAGATGAATATACTGGACCGGATATGACTGATTTTGGTCGTCGTGCATTGGTAGATGAAGAATTTGCTGCTGCATATGATGAACAACGTCAATTATTTATTGAGCGTGTTTTGACAGACCAAGCATTTGCTGACAAATATGGTGAATTAGGTGAAGTTTACGGGGCACAATGGCGTCATTGGCGTAAAGTGCAAGGTGGATTCATTGACCAAATTGCTGAAGTAATTGATATGATTAAGACGAATCCTGATTCACGTCGTTTGATTGTGTCTGCATGGAATCCTGAAGCGGTCCCAACACAAGCATTGCCACCATGTCACTCATTATTCCAATTCTATGTTGCTGATGGAAAAGTTAGTCTACAATTGTACCAACGTTCAGCAGACATGTTCTTAGGTGTTCCATTTAATATTGCGTCATACTCATTGTTGTTGCACATGGTAGCAGCACAAACGGGTTATGAAGTGGGTGAATTTGTGCATACATTGGGAGATGCTCACGTCTACAGTAACCACTTTGAGCAAGTTAAAGAACAACTAACACGTCCAATGATGGATTTGCCAAGTTTGTGGCTAAATCCAGAAGTGTCATCAATTTTTGATTACACAATGGACGATATTAAGATTGAAAATTACCATCCAGGGAAAGCCATTAAGGCACCGGTAGCCGTTTAATCGATTGGGGAAAGATCATGCAAAATCATCCAGAACAGGATAATCAACGTGTATCCAGAGT includes these proteins:
- a CDS encoding TatD family hydrolase — translated: MATYDPTNRPADAYDTHTHLNEDVFWDDVATYWDRAREFRVVEMNNIGYDREGNERAIEMAHKFEGMHAIIGWQPGDVAGFTDEEFDILKVQAQDEVVVGLGEMGLDYYWESNPSPEVQKAAFSRQLALAKELNLPVTIHARDASDGVYELLKSHNVSDFGGVMHSFTGDAEEAKRFLDLGMYISFSGMVTFKNAKEIKEALQVVPLDRLLVETDAPFLAPTPMRGKQNEPMFVRHTIESVAEQLGMTYNELAEITKNNAHRLWLDK
- a CDS encoding cation:proton antiporter, with the protein product MTLFGAIALVLMAIIGANLLAQMYPTIPQAFWQIIMGILIAFIPGVGAQLIINPEWFMLLIIAPLLFYEGQQTPLSVLSKNFGAIIKLAVILAIVTVIIVAISAEQILLWPIPLAVALAAIVTPTDATALDSVTAGVEMPSGLQKAMTLESLFNDAVGLVVLELALLWLATGRFSFWEASTVFMIAAIGGLIVGVLLGIALVYIRQHLMRYQLNDMTAQLLLQILSPMFIYMIADSLHVSAIIAVVIAGVVHNEEREKLQFMSTRFSNLSNQVWNVIAQVLNGVVFVLLGSGLVRILVDNENTPWQTLVWLTWVSVIIYVVMLVVRYIARSRSNRKHIAEAFETEEKYHQRDALIFSVGGVHGAMTMAMALSVPFVLDNGNVVPFRDEILYIAIIVIILSLVVPLIVLPRILPKVTPEYSSEEFQEAHLRMIQAGMNYVESQDVPQSTQAVIYDHLKRQVGYEQPFEKDVWAQANQILADANIATIQEAMADNQISSDALLLYQRMMAQEQRKLGMSRFHIIGHKIMARLDRLATYLLSEEKREEKQKARVEHFLQYEEDRIALLPPEKQPELKALLDHQREFMKDASANDWKQHLTTFKDYEHERWNHAALELDTLLSPPVDVEIAELEQNPENTQLILAMRKIMQRRQHNVEAAVQSDTEVHGVLFAALQAELTQVQDSLANHEISHSLATTLCSEITAAQALIMETESTSY
- a CDS encoding deoxycytidylate deaminase, giving the protein MSERIDWPTYFMLQAVMTASRGTCPRLRVGAVIVKDGRVIGSGFNGSVVGTPHCDEVGDLMRDGHCIRAVHAEQNALMQLAKMGIAAEGSEIYVTDFPCVYCTKLLLQAGITKINYLRSYRPDEFVMELIAQKNVDLQQVLVHEKDIEKLDLASYVISNEGE
- the rsmA gene encoding 16S rRNA (adenine(1518)-N(6)/adenine(1519)-N(6))-dimethyltransferase RsmA; protein product: MNERPDIATPVRTQAIMNEFGINTKKSLGQNFLTDINILTNIVAAGDVTENDNVIEIGPGIGALTEQLARNAKQVLAFEIDDRLIPVLAHTLAPYDNVTVVHEDILQVNLAKEIQERFDDPSAPLKLVANLPYYITTPILMQVLQSGVQFDSIVVMMQKEVADRISAAPGTKDYGALTLAIEYRMNAKLAFTVSRKAFVPNPNVDSAIIALTPREPLAVLPKDETKMFSLFKIGFAMRRKTLWNNLITAFGKDDETKAKLTNALAKADLDPKVRAEKLTLEDFINLHNALFDEGVYSA
- the rnmV gene encoding ribonuclease M5; amino-acid sequence: MIKEVIVVEGKADTQAIRRVVDAETIETNGSALSEETQRLIKQAAQTRGIIVFTDPDFNGERLRKIITNIVPDAKHAFLTKDEAGRQIKHHSLGIEYATDDTLIHALSELSTVAAETYQSDITKADLMRLGLLAGPAAAQNRQAIAEALNLGYVNGKQLLKRLEMFGITYAELEQTLTEIRKES
- a CDS encoding Veg family protein, with protein sequence MPLVLNEIKQQLDDHIGGDVRLVTHESRHRTIEHDAIVRETFPAVFVLDLKQPGNEFDRASFSYADVLTENIEITFL
- a CDS encoding hemolysin family protein; the protein is MDSGPSIILNLVVITVILLLAILFTLTEYALVKVRPSALRVMQEESDKPLPKVEKAIYMVDHLTEYLSTAQVGITLTSLILGWLGESFIAGLILSADILPPHIAKSVSSIAAILLFTFIHAVFTDLVPKNIAIDKPVPVLLAIVRPVIFFHILLYPMIWLFDRTAAVVTRMLGYSPHPDEDIYSETEILSLSSDSVKAGEIDQEDLQFMKRAFEMNDKVAEDIMIDRTQLIVVDVTDSIKDGLNTYLEEKFSRMPVVANNDKDKILGYVYSYDIVRQGRINDNASIRTILRNLPNVSENQPITDVLHEMIEHRVPMVVVKDEYGGTSGIVTDKDIYEELFGTVRDEIDDVADDLIEKIASDDAGQMHYKVSGKMTLYDFERFFQETIRSFEESEMVTLTGYILEMDPEPVVGKAIRVANFDITPLDFKDAYINEFEVVQLPLDTINSDEVLDVE
- the metG gene encoding methionine--tRNA ligase; the encoded protein is MTENKTFYITTPIYYPSGKLHIGNTYTTVLADAEARYHRLLGEDVYFLTGTDEHGLKIEQKAEKLNMTPKAYVDGMAADIQKLWDYLDITNDGFIRTTDEQHEKAIQRIFKQFVDQGDIYKGEYEGWYSVDDEEYFTESQLEEVYRDDAGKVIGGKAPSGHEVELVKEESYFFKMSKYADWLTEYYETHPDFVQPHSRMNEMMNNFIKPGLEDLAVTRTAFKWGVPVADDPKHVVYVWIDALSNYITALGYGSDDDALFEKFWPANVQLVGKEIVRFHAIYWPIMLHALGLPLPEKLMAHGWLTMRDGKMSKSKGNVVYPDTLADRYGVDAVRYYLLRAMPFGNDGIFTPEDFVSKLNYDLANDLGNLLNRTVAMINKYEDGVIPALNTGKTEFDADLVRVANESIAAYNEHMEGVRTSDALAEVWKLISRANKYIDETTPWALAKDEEQAETLSSVMAHLAASLRVVAIMLQPVLTKAPAKIFEQLGLAETNLQITGLKFEDLVSGGRVVAKGEPIFPRVDVEAEVKYIREEMTGTKPAVETTEEVAEVEGKAMIEFDDFDKVEMRVGKIVDVSEVEKSSKLLRIKLDDGTENGRTILSGIKKFYPEYAELVGKNIAFVANLKPRKMMGELSEGMILSAEKDGNVTLTFLPESIEAGSELG